One Bacteroidia bacterium DNA segment encodes these proteins:
- a CDS encoding pyridoxal-phosphate dependent enzyme — translation MENKIVNHDVRKKAIERLREKGIVLPTFAQMRDPQLISEKIKDKLKNIGLWELNPLNLFRINWHNEPKETGGLYGGVNYIEIPKEITGIDTRIVLIVGKWFPTGAHKVGAAYGCLAPRIISGQFDPTYNKAVWPSTGNYCRGGAFDSYLMGCTAVAILPEEMSKERFAWLKDIGAEVIATHGCESNVKEIYDACWDIRRNRKDCIIFNQFDEFGNPCWHYNVTGYALEEVFNKIKTPKSKFAGYISATGSAGTISAGDFLRTKHPHIKVAASEALQCPTLLMNGFGGHRIEGIGDKHVPWVHNVKNTDAVVAIDDEDCMRIFRLFNEKEGKQYLKSIGISQENIDSLELLGISGISNMLSAIKTAKHFEMTSEDIIMTIATDSAVMYQSRLEELAAEKGAYSNIQAVKDYEKCLLGTKADYIKELTYNDRKMIHNLKYFTWVEQQAKDVEDLNQLWYDREIWDQIFHQDVKLDEMINEFNEETGVLKNL, via the coding sequence ATTGAAAACAAGATCGTTAACCACGATGTAAGAAAAAAAGCTATTGAACGTTTACGCGAAAAAGGTATTGTACTTCCAACTTTTGCTCAAATGAGGGATCCTCAGTTAATATCTGAAAAAATTAAGGACAAATTAAAAAATATAGGATTGTGGGAACTTAATCCACTGAACCTTTTCCGTATTAACTGGCACAATGAGCCTAAAGAAACTGGTGGTTTATATGGTGGCGTTAATTATATTGAAATCCCGAAAGAAATAACAGGAATCGATACACGCATTGTACTAATTGTGGGAAAATGGTTTCCAACAGGTGCCCATAAAGTCGGTGCTGCATACGGTTGTTTAGCTCCAAGAATAATTTCAGGTCAATTTGACCCTACATATAATAAAGCTGTTTGGCCTTCTACAGGAAATTACTGTCGCGGTGGGGCTTTTGACTCATATTTAATGGGCTGCACTGCTGTTGCTATTTTACCCGAAGAAATGAGCAAAGAACGTTTTGCATGGTTAAAAGACATCGGCGCAGAGGTAATTGCCACTCATGGTTGTGAGTCAAATGTGAAAGAAATTTATGATGCATGTTGGGATATTCGTCGCAACAGAAAAGATTGTATCATTTTTAACCAGTTTGATGAATTCGGAAACCCTTGCTGGCATTATAATGTAACTGGTTATGCATTAGAGGAAGTTTTTAATAAAATAAAAACTCCTAAATCTAAATTCGCAGGGTATATTTCTGCTACAGGTTCTGCAGGTACTATTTCTGCAGGAGACTTTTTAAGAACAAAACACCCGCATATTAAAGTTGCAGCATCAGAAGCATTACAATGCCCAACACTTTTAATGAACGGTTTTGGCGGACACAGAATTGAAGGCATTGGTGACAAACACGTACCATGGGTACATAATGTTAAGAATACTGATGCAGTTGTTGCAATTGATGATGAAGATTGCATGAGAATTTTCAGACTTTTTAATGAAAAAGAAGGTAAACAATATTTAAAATCAATTGGAATCAGTCAGGAAAATATTGATTCTCTTGAATTATTAGGTATTTCCGGAATTTCAAATATGCTATCTGCAATTAAAACAGCAAAACATTTTGAAATGACTTCTGAAGATATTATAATGACAATTGCAACAGATTCTGCAGTTATGTATCAGTCACGCCTTGAAGAACTGGCAGCCGAAAAAGGTGCATATTCAAATATTCAGGCTGTAAAGGATTATGAAAAATGTCTTTTAGGAACAAAAGCTGATTATATAAAAGAATTGACATATAACGATCGTAAAATGATTCATAATCTTAAATATTTTACATGGGTAGAACAACAGGCAAAAGATGTTGAAGATTTAAATCAGTTATGGTATGACAGAGAAATCTGGGATCAAATATTCCATCAGGATGTTAAGCTTGATGAAATGATTAATGAATTTAATGAAGAAACCGGTGTGCTAAAGAATTTATAA
- a CDS encoding T9SS type A sorting domain-containing protein, giving the protein MNLFKKYLSCVVIFILSFYSLNLKAQVVLMHDTSVSLCSGTFYDSGGAGGTYQISEYDTITICSAWPGSQVSLSFTQFAIESGFEHLAIHEGNSAAGLLIVNATGTNLLGQTIFSQGSGCLTLVFTSDGSVNQAGWEATIACTHPCQPFNIDIIGASIPYFNGDTIRACQGQSITFNAAGTYPDNNLNYFQSDTTTVFTWDFGDGSPVQSDTGLSSVTHVFQNGGGYYTTVTGEDINDCNNSNYARNMIMISNSPLYVGTNITQDTICLGESVNLSGLASANAWVQPIPTVVSGLVLIPDGSGVTYTTTLTQTLFASGQVITNVSDLQSLTMNIEHSYLGDLEVWLTCPNGQAVNLIGYYNYACTTCSLPYPGYPQYPGATHLGEPCDITPATSPGLGYTYNWTSIDTLTLPGKSNDTLHNFIDQEGNSILNQPFIPAGNYAPETPFSNLLGCPLNGSWTIHITDHLGADDGYLFYWMLNFNPSIIPPTWTYGNTYNPSNYLWTGSGITTQVNGIGTATPIDTGNVAYIFSVLDDFGCINDTIVTVYVDTSCVTKINTEKLGNFKIEINPNPTTDILNLNINSANSTGLTILIYNMHGVLVRKIMTNLNESVINVSDLEKGVYSIIVVGNNINFSERFVKL; this is encoded by the coding sequence ATGAATTTATTTAAAAAATATCTTAGCTGCGTTGTTATTTTTATTTTAAGCTTTTATAGCTTAAATTTAAAAGCGCAGGTTGTTCTTATGCATGATACTTCAGTTAGTCTTTGTAGTGGAACTTTTTATGATTCTGGTGGAGCAGGAGGAACATATCAGATAAGTGAATATGATACTATAACAATTTGTTCTGCTTGGCCGGGTTCTCAGGTTTCGTTGAGTTTTACTCAATTTGCTATTGAAAGTGGGTTTGAGCATCTTGCAATTCATGAAGGTAATTCGGCAGCTGGGTTATTAATAGTAAATGCAACAGGTACCAATTTGTTAGGACAAACTATTTTTTCTCAGGGAAGTGGTTGTTTGACTCTGGTTTTTACATCAGATGGGTCAGTAAATCAGGCTGGATGGGAAGCTACAATTGCCTGTACTCATCCTTGTCAGCCTTTTAATATTGATATTATTGGTGCAAGTATTCCTTATTTTAATGGTGATACAATCAGGGCTTGTCAGGGACAATCTATAACATTTAATGCAGCAGGTACATATCCTGACAATAACCTTAACTATTTTCAGTCAGATACTACAACTGTTTTTACCTGGGATTTTGGTGATGGATCACCAGTGCAATCTGATACTGGTCTATCGTCAGTTACGCATGTTTTTCAAAATGGAGGTGGTTACTATACAACTGTTACAGGAGAGGATATTAATGATTGTAACAATTCAAATTATGCAAGAAATATGATTATGATATCTAATTCACCGTTATATGTTGGAACAAATATTACTCAGGATACTATATGTTTAGGTGAATCTGTTAATCTGTCAGGGTTGGCATCTGCTAATGCATGGGTACAGCCAATCCCAACAGTAGTTTCCGGATTAGTGTTAATTCCTGATGGAAGTGGAGTAACATATACAACTACTTTAACACAAACATTGTTTGCTTCTGGGCAGGTGATAACTAATGTTTCTGATTTGCAATCTTTAACAATGAATATAGAGCATTCGTATTTAGGCGATTTAGAAGTTTGGTTAACATGTCCCAATGGACAAGCAGTTAATCTTATCGGTTATTACAATTATGCTTGTACTACATGTTCACTTCCATATCCCGGTTATCCTCAGTATCCTGGTGCAACACATTTAGGTGAACCATGTGATATAACACCAGCCACAAGCCCAGGATTAGGGTATACATATAATTGGACATCTATTGATACGCTCACTTTACCAGGAAAGTCAAATGATACATTGCACAATTTTATAGATCAGGAAGGAAATTCTATTTTAAACCAACCATTTATTCCTGCCGGAAATTATGCACCCGAAACTCCGTTTTCTAATTTACTAGGATGTCCTTTAAACGGAAGCTGGACTATTCATATTACTGATCATCTTGGAGCTGATGATGGTTACCTTTTTTACTGGATGTTAAATTTTAATCCTTCTATAATTCCGCCAACATGGACTTATGGAAATACGTATAATCCATCGAATTATTTATGGACTGGAAGTGGTATAACAACTCAGGTAAATGGAATTGGAACAGCAACTCCAATTGATACTGGTAATGTAGCATATATATTTTCGGTGTTAGATGATTTTGGTTGTATTAATGATACTATTGTTACTGTTTATGTTGATACTTCTTGTGTTACAAAAATTAATACTGAAAAATTGGGTAATTTTAAAATTGAAATTAATCCTAATCCTACAACAGATATATTAAATCTTAATATAAATTCTGCAAATTCAACTGGTTTAACCATACTTATTTATAATATGCACGGTGTTTTAGTTAGAAAGATAATGACAAATTTAAACGAATCAGTAATAAATGTTAGTGATTTAGAAAAAGGTGTTTACTCAATAATTGTTGTTGGTAACAATATTAATTTTAGTGAGCGATTTGTTAAATTGTGA
- the ygfK gene encoding putative selenate reductase subunit YgfK has translation MSDKFSIIGIKRLYQIIEKDFSEKNEIFGIPEELFFRPSINDTFKISRYGQILETPIGIAAGPHSQMAQNIISAWLCGARYIELKTIQTLDEINVSKPCIDMQDEGYNCEWSQELKIHETFDEYLKAWILIHLLKHKLNFEKSEDIGVIFNMSAGYNMDGMLKENVQWFFNKMENCKAEKEKYIELLEPFYPEITSIYIPNKVTDNITLSTMHGCPPEEIENIGLYLINEKKFNTTIKLNPTLLGSKELREILNTKLGFKTEVPDIAFEHDLKYADALKLINSLQQAADKNNVQFNLKLTNTLESINNKNIFSAEEKMMYMSGRALHPISINLAKKLQNEFNGKLDISFCAGADCFNISEILNCGLQPVTICSDILKPGGYGRLLQYINNIRNNKTITNKLEFLNKYADNVISEKAYIRDSFHTPDIKTSRALNYFDCIHPPCVDTCPTNQDIPDYLYLTSIGEFEKAFEVILKKNPFPASLGMVCDHLCQSKCTRINYDDNIKIREVKRFIADYGNNENFLKPAKENGFKVSIIGAGPSGLACAYFLRLAGFTVNVYESKNISGGMVADAIPAFRLRKQSIEKDIERIKNLGVNIHYSSKIDSTFFEKIQKESDFIYIATGAQTFKKLGIVGENSTGVLDAFDFLSSVKSGNNIEIGNNVIIIGGGNTAMDVARTAYRMVPANGKVTVVYRRTIHEMPADAEEIAALIDEGIEIIELSAPEKILSENGKVISLICSKMKLGEPDSSGRAKPIKIEHSEFSILADTIIPALGQDVDIDFIKPELLKTNSNNYETQIKNIFIGGDAMRGAATIVKAVGDGRKVASEILNRTGINYNFETEKVNRGLKHKDYIVKKSTREKSEQLTESAIENRKNFDIVISPLTKEQAVAEAKRCLLCDDICNICVTVCPNRANYSYFIEPKIINIYKAIKSCGNIITEKTGVLNINQNIQVLNIGDFCNECGNCTTFCPTSGKPFKDKPKFYLTEKSFKEIENGFTINKSQGKTILFHKTYNETSCLCLVENEFIYESKHVKATFNKFDFSVKNVEFLNNNIEEFEFTDVVNMFALFDAAKNLY, from the coding sequence ATGTCAGACAAATTTTCCATTATTGGAATTAAAAGATTATACCAGATTATTGAAAAAGATTTTAGCGAAAAAAATGAAATATTTGGTATTCCTGAAGAGCTTTTTTTCAGACCATCTATAAACGATACTTTTAAAATATCGCGTTACGGACAAATTTTAGAAACACCTATTGGAATTGCTGCAGGTCCACATTCTCAGATGGCACAGAATATTATTTCGGCCTGGCTTTGTGGTGCAAGATATATTGAATTAAAAACCATTCAAACACTTGACGAAATAAATGTTTCCAAACCTTGCATCGACATGCAGGATGAAGGTTATAACTGCGAATGGTCACAGGAACTTAAAATTCACGAAACATTTGACGAATATTTAAAAGCATGGATTCTTATACATTTGTTAAAACACAAATTAAATTTTGAAAAAAGTGAAGATATTGGCGTAATTTTTAACATGAGCGCTGGTTACAACATGGATGGCATGTTAAAAGAAAATGTTCAATGGTTTTTTAACAAAATGGAAAATTGCAAAGCAGAAAAAGAAAAATATATTGAATTATTAGAACCTTTTTATCCAGAAATCACAAGCATTTATATCCCTAACAAAGTAACTGATAATATTACTTTATCAACAATGCATGGCTGTCCACCTGAAGAAATTGAAAACATTGGACTATATCTTATTAATGAGAAAAAATTCAACACAACAATAAAGTTAAACCCCACTTTACTTGGGTCAAAAGAATTAAGAGAAATTTTAAACACTAAACTAGGCTTTAAAACCGAGGTTCCGGATATTGCATTTGAACATGATTTAAAATACGCTGATGCACTTAAACTTATTAACTCATTACAGCAGGCTGCAGATAAAAACAACGTTCAGTTTAATCTTAAACTTACAAATACTTTAGAAAGTATCAATAATAAAAACATTTTTTCTGCTGAAGAAAAAATGATGTACATGAGTGGTCGTGCACTACACCCTATAAGTATTAATCTTGCTAAAAAACTTCAAAATGAATTTAACGGGAAATTAGATATTTCTTTTTGTGCAGGTGCTGATTGCTTTAACATTTCAGAAATTCTTAACTGTGGACTTCAACCCGTAACAATTTGTTCTGACATTTTAAAACCAGGTGGTTATGGGAGACTTTTACAATATATTAATAATATAAGAAACAATAAGACTATAACAAATAAACTTGAGTTTCTTAACAAATACGCTGATAATGTTATTTCTGAAAAGGCATATATCCGAGATTCTTTCCACACGCCAGATATTAAAACAAGTAGAGCATTAAATTACTTTGATTGCATTCACCCTCCTTGTGTTGACACATGTCCAACAAATCAGGACATTCCTGATTATTTATATTTAACATCTATTGGTGAATTTGAAAAAGCATTCGAAGTAATTCTTAAAAAGAATCCATTTCCAGCTTCTTTAGGAATGGTATGCGATCATCTTTGCCAGTCAAAATGCACAAGAATAAATTACGACGACAATATAAAAATAAGAGAGGTAAAAAGATTTATTGCAGATTATGGTAACAACGAGAATTTCTTAAAACCTGCAAAAGAAAACGGATTTAAAGTTTCTATAATTGGTGCAGGTCCATCCGGCCTTGCATGTGCTTACTTTTTAAGACTTGCAGGATTTACAGTAAATGTTTACGAATCAAAAAATATCTCAGGTGGAATGGTTGCTGATGCAATACCTGCATTCCGACTAAGAAAACAATCCATTGAGAAAGATATTGAAAGAATTAAAAATCTTGGAGTAAATATTCATTATTCAAGTAAAATTGATTCTACATTTTTTGAGAAAATTCAAAAAGAAAGTGATTTCATTTACATTGCAACAGGAGCCCAAACATTTAAAAAGCTTGGCATTGTAGGCGAGAACTCAACCGGAGTTTTAGATGCATTTGATTTTCTGTCTTCTGTTAAAAGCGGAAACAATATTGAAATTGGGAATAATGTTATAATAATTGGTGGTGGAAATACAGCAATGGATGTAGCTCGCACTGCATACAGAATGGTTCCTGCGAATGGTAAAGTAACTGTTGTATACAGAAGAACAATTCACGAAATGCCAGCAGATGCTGAAGAAATTGCAGCACTAATTGATGAAGGAATAGAAATAATTGAACTCTCTGCTCCGGAAAAAATACTATCTGAGAATGGGAAAGTAATTTCTTTGATTTGTTCAAAAATGAAACTTGGAGAACCTGATTCTTCTGGTAGAGCAAAGCCAATAAAAATAGAGCATTCAGAATTTTCAATATTAGCAGATACTATAATTCCGGCATTGGGACAAGATGTAGATATTGATTTTATAAAACCAGAATTACTTAAAACAAATTCTAATAATTACGAAACCCAAATTAAAAACATCTTCATTGGTGGCGACGCAATGCGAGGTGCTGCAACAATTGTAAAAGCTGTTGGTGACGGGAGAAAAGTAGCTTCAGAAATATTAAATCGTACCGGAATAAATTATAATTTTGAAACAGAAAAAGTAAATCGCGGTTTAAAACACAAAGATTATATTGTAAAAAAATCTACTCGCGAAAAATCAGAACAACTTACAGAATCTGCTATTGAAAACAGAAAGAATTTCGATATAGTAATTTCTCCGCTGACTAAAGAGCAAGCTGTCGCTGAAGCTAAACGTTGCTTACTATGCGATGACATTTGCAATATTTGCGTAACAGTTTGCCCTAATCGTGCTAATTACAGTTACTTTATAGAGCCAAAAATAATAAATATTTACAAAGCAATTAAAAGTTGTGGAAACATAATTACTGAAAAAACGGGTGTTTTAAATATTAATCAAAACATTCAGGTTTTAAATATTGGTGACTTCTGCAACGAATGTGGCAATTGTACAACATTTTGCCCAACAAGCGGAAAACCATTTAAAGACAAACCTAAATTTTATCTGACTGAAAAAAGTTTTAAAGAGATTGAAAATGGTTTCACTATTAACAAATCACAAGGCAAAACAATTTTATTTCATAAAACATATAATGAAACAAGCTGCCTTTGCTTAGTTGAAAATGAATTTATTTATGAATCAAAACATGTAAAAGCAACATTTAATAAATTCGATTTTAGTGTTAAAAATGTTGAATTTTTAAATAACAATATTGAAGAATTTGAATTTACTGATGTTGTTAACATGTTTGCATTATTTGATGCTGCTAAAAACCTATATTAA